One genomic segment of Ferrimonas sp. YFM includes these proteins:
- a CDS encoding formate--tetrahydrofolate ligase — MKSDIAISQSADLAPITDIAAAAGIQPQELVPQGQYKAKLSHQLLKRASAAPQGKLVLVTAITPTPLGEGKTVTTIGLSQGLKAIGQKVMACIRQPSMGPVFGVKGGAAGGGYSQVAPMEEMNLHLTGDIHAVTAAHNLAAAAIDARAYHEQRQGDQFEARSGLPRLGVTAEGIVWNRVVDMNDRALRKIRIGLNEPGKTVNGLERESGFDISAASELMAILALAKDLKDLRQRLGQVVLAYNEHNQPVTAEQIGVAGAMAAILKDAAQPTLMQSLEGVPTLVHAGPFANIAHGNSSVIADRIALGLADVVVTEGGFGSDMGFEKACNIKARAAGRGPDAAVVVATLRGLKANSGRYDLRPGQPLPDSLFQEDLDALADGFANLKWHIDNARRYGVPVVVALNRFPDDSDMELAWLEARVREAGASVALSEAFAKGGEGARALAEAVMDALQQPADFRPLYELEQPLEAKLLTLAEVAYGGDGIELSEQARSDIDRLTELGYGNLPLCMAKTPLSISHDPALKGVPSGFTIPVRGLRLCAGAGFVYALTGNVMTMPGLPERPAYLSIDIDDEGNITGIDE, encoded by the coding sequence ATGAAATCAGACATCGCAATCTCTCAATCTGCTGACTTGGCCCCCATCACTGACATCGCTGCCGCCGCAGGCATCCAGCCGCAAGAGCTGGTCCCCCAGGGGCAGTACAAAGCCAAGCTCAGCCACCAGCTGCTCAAGCGCGCCAGTGCCGCGCCCCAGGGTAAGCTGGTGCTGGTGACCGCCATCACCCCAACGCCTCTGGGTGAAGGCAAAACCGTGACCACCATCGGCCTCTCCCAGGGGCTCAAGGCCATCGGCCAGAAGGTGATGGCCTGCATCCGTCAGCCCAGCATGGGGCCGGTGTTTGGGGTTAAGGGCGGCGCCGCCGGTGGCGGTTACTCCCAGGTGGCCCCCATGGAGGAGATGAACCTCCACCTGACCGGCGACATTCACGCCGTGACCGCGGCCCACAACCTGGCCGCCGCCGCCATCGATGCCCGCGCCTACCATGAGCAGCGTCAGGGCGATCAGTTCGAGGCCCGCTCCGGCCTGCCTCGCCTGGGCGTCACCGCCGAGGGGATCGTCTGGAATCGCGTGGTCGACATGAACGACCGCGCCCTGCGTAAGATTCGCATCGGCCTCAATGAACCTGGCAAAACCGTCAACGGCCTGGAGCGCGAGAGCGGCTTCGACATCTCCGCCGCCTCCGAATTGATGGCCATTCTGGCCTTGGCCAAGGACCTCAAGGATCTGCGTCAGCGACTGGGGCAGGTGGTCCTGGCCTACAACGAACACAACCAGCCGGTGACCGCCGAGCAAATCGGTGTCGCCGGTGCCATGGCCGCCATCCTGAAAGACGCCGCCCAGCCCACCCTGATGCAGAGTCTGGAAGGGGTGCCCACCCTGGTGCACGCGGGACCTTTCGCCAACATCGCCCATGGCAACTCCTCGGTGATCGCCGATCGCATCGCCCTGGGGCTGGCGGACGTGGTGGTGACCGAAGGGGGCTTCGGCTCCGACATGGGCTTTGAGAAAGCCTGCAACATCAAGGCGCGCGCCGCCGGACGTGGCCCGGACGCCGCCGTGGTGGTGGCCACCCTACGCGGCCTGAAGGCCAACTCCGGGCGCTACGACCTGCGTCCCGGCCAGCCTCTGCCGGACTCCCTGTTCCAGGAAGATCTCGATGCCCTGGCCGACGGCTTCGCCAACCTGAAGTGGCACATCGACAACGCCCGCCGCTATGGCGTGCCTGTGGTGGTGGCGCTGAACCGTTTCCCCGATGACAGCGACATGGAGCTGGCCTGGCTGGAAGCCCGGGTCAGGGAAGCTGGTGCCAGCGTTGCCCTGTCTGAAGCCTTTGCCAAGGGCGGAGAGGGGGCCCGAGCCCTGGCTGAGGCGGTGATGGACGCCCTGCAACAGCCCGCGGATTTCCGTCCTCTGTATGAGCTGGAACAGCCCCTGGAGGCCAAGTTGCTGACCCTGGCTGAGGTGGCCTATGGCGGCGATGGCATCGAGCTCTCCGAGCAGGCGCGCAGTGACATCGACCGCCTGACCGAGCTGGGCTATGGCAACCTGCCCCTGTGCATGGCCAAGACGCCGCTCTCCATCAGCCATGACCCCGCCCTCAAAGGGGTGCCCAGCGGCTTTACCATTCCGGTGCGCGGCTTGCGGCTGTGCGCCGGTGCCGGTTTCGTCTATGCCCTGACCGGCAACGTGATGACCATGCCCGGCCTGCCGGAGCGCCCCGCCTATCTGAGCATCGACATCGATGACGAGGGCAACATCACCGGCATCGATGAGTAA
- a CDS encoding MBL fold metallo-hydrolase: protein MKYQIVPVTPFQQNCSLLWCSETNKAAVIDPGGDLERIQAAIDKLGIEVEQVLLTHAHIDHAGASRMLADKLNVPLVGPHKADQFWLDQLPQQAQMFGLALSQAFTPDRYLEDGEQVAVGKVTLDVLHTPGHTPGHVVFHNADSGLAFVGDVLFAGSIGRTDFPMSNHGDLIASITGKLWPLGADTEFVPGHGPNSTFGQERSSNPFVADAVLGG, encoded by the coding sequence ATGAAATACCAGATTGTGCCTGTCACCCCCTTCCAGCAGAACTGCTCCCTGTTGTGGTGCAGTGAAACCAATAAGGCGGCGGTCATCGATCCAGGTGGTGACCTGGAGCGGATTCAGGCGGCCATCGATAAGCTGGGAATCGAGGTGGAGCAGGTGCTGCTGACCCACGCCCACATCGACCATGCCGGCGCCTCCCGCATGTTGGCGGACAAGCTGAATGTGCCCCTGGTGGGCCCTCATAAGGCGGATCAGTTCTGGTTGGATCAACTGCCCCAGCAGGCGCAGATGTTCGGCCTGGCCCTGTCTCAGGCGTTCACCCCGGATCGTTACCTGGAAGATGGCGAGCAGGTGGCGGTGGGCAAGGTCACCCTGGACGTGCTGCACACCCCGGGCCATACCCCAGGTCACGTGGTGTTCCACAATGCCGACTCCGGCCTGGCGTTCGTGGGTGACGTACTGTTTGCCGGCTCCATCGGCCGCACCGACTTCCCCATGTCCAACCATGGTGATCTCATCGCCTCCATTACCGGCAAGCTGTGGCCACTGGGTGCCGACACCGAGTTCGTGCCGGGCCATGGTCCCAACTCCACCTTCGGTCAGGAGCGCAGCTCCAACCCCTTCGTGGCTGACGCGGTCCTCGGTGGCTGA
- the miaE gene encoding tRNA isopentenyl-2-thiomethyl-A-37 hydroxylase MiaE, translating to MERLLAPVKAFLHGETPGSWIEEARRPERLAVVLQDHLLCELKAAQTAVWLLRRYALDKGASERLQGWVRPFEDRVYRPQLAQGQQARASEVTPAGLSCRPDAPLAGPLVEKMVRLIKEELHHFEQVRELMLARGVAIEPIRASRYAASLMQLVRKDDPWVLVDRLIIGAYIEARSCERFAALAPYMDEELERFYVSLLRSEARHYQDYLALAQLASPEPIDERVREIGEAEWRLMVEPDPLFRFHSGVPSGL from the coding sequence GTGGAGAGATTACTGGCGCCGGTCAAGGCCTTTTTGCACGGAGAGACCCCAGGCTCATGGATAGAGGAGGCCAGGCGTCCCGAGCGTCTGGCGGTGGTGCTGCAGGACCATTTGCTGTGCGAGCTTAAGGCGGCCCAGACCGCGGTGTGGTTGCTCAGGCGATACGCCCTGGACAAGGGAGCCAGTGAACGCCTGCAGGGCTGGGTTCGCCCCTTCGAGGACAGGGTGTATCGCCCTCAGCTGGCCCAGGGGCAGCAGGCCAGGGCCAGTGAGGTGACCCCCGCCGGGCTCAGTTGCCGCCCGGATGCGCCCCTGGCGGGTCCCCTGGTGGAGAAGATGGTGCGCCTCATCAAGGAGGAGCTGCACCATTTCGAGCAGGTTCGGGAGCTGATGCTGGCCCGGGGTGTCGCCATCGAGCCCATTCGTGCGTCCCGCTACGCCGCCTCGCTGATGCAGCTGGTGAGAAAGGACGACCCCTGGGTGCTGGTGGACCGTCTCATCATTGGCGCCTACATCGAGGCGCGCTCCTGCGAACGCTTTGCCGCCCTGGCGCCTTATATGGACGAGGAGCTGGAGCGATTCTACGTGTCCCTGCTGCGCTCGGAGGCCCGCCACTACCAGGATTACCTGGCACTGGCGCAGCTGGCCAGCCCTGAGCCCATCGATGAGCGGGTCAGGGAGATTGGTGAGGCGGAGTGGCGGCTGATGGTGGAGCCGGATCCCCTGTTCCGCTTTCACTCCGGGGTGCCGTCAGGCCTGTGA
- a CDS encoding LysR family transcriptional regulator produces MKTEDLSLFLLVADCGSITQAADAADLPVANVSRRLRQLEGELGFPLFARTTRQLRITEEGQEFYQQVQPMLTELSATIEQLRDKRSTLSGKLRLQLFADSNLVLPFLQKFQQAHPEVTFDVEIPGKELDLLEHGFDLGMRIGPQKDSSEVARLAGKLRRMVVASPDYLSRHGRPDSPQALSQHNCILFRMPNGRLDNQWQIQGSEPVEVAGDFIVNQQSLLDDLVCSGHGIGFLPSIVAIPLIQQGRLVELFDGDDDQAEEIWLIYPSRRHPSQLSRAFIDFALEEVRRNPAFQLLR; encoded by the coding sequence ATGAAAACCGAGGATCTCTCCCTGTTTCTGCTGGTGGCCGATTGCGGTTCCATCACCCAGGCGGCCGATGCCGCCGATCTGCCGGTGGCCAACGTCAGCCGCCGCTTGCGCCAGCTGGAGGGGGAGTTGGGCTTCCCCCTGTTTGCCCGCACCACCCGGCAGCTGAGAATCACCGAAGAGGGGCAGGAGTTCTACCAGCAGGTACAACCCATGCTCACCGAACTCAGTGCCACCATAGAGCAGCTCAGGGACAAACGCAGCACCCTGTCAGGCAAGCTGCGATTGCAGCTGTTCGCCGACTCCAATCTGGTGCTGCCCTTCCTGCAGAAGTTCCAGCAGGCCCACCCGGAGGTCACCTTCGACGTCGAAATTCCCGGCAAGGAGCTGGATCTGCTGGAACATGGGTTTGACCTGGGGATGCGCATCGGCCCCCAGAAGGACTCATCGGAAGTGGCGCGCCTGGCCGGAAAGCTGAGGCGGATGGTGGTGGCGTCCCCGGACTACCTGTCCAGGCACGGTCGCCCGGACAGCCCCCAGGCGCTGAGCCAGCACAACTGCATTCTGTTTCGCATGCCCAATGGCCGGCTGGACAATCAGTGGCAGATCCAGGGAAGCGAACCTGTGGAGGTCGCCGGGGACTTCATCGTCAACCAGCAATCCTTGCTCGATGACCTGGTGTGCAGCGGCCATGGTATCGGCTTCCTGCCCAGCATTGTCGCCATTCCCCTTATTCAGCAGGGGAGGCTGGTGGAGCTGTTCGATGGGGACGATGATCAGGCGGAGGAGATCTGGCTGATCTACCCCTCCCGGCGCCACCCCAGTCAGCTGTCGCGGGCCTTCATCGACTTCGCCCTGGAGGAGGTACGACGCAATCCTGCCTTCCAGTTATTGAGATAA
- a CDS encoding MtrB/PioB family decaheme-associated outer membrane protein produces MRFRYNLITLALAGVSGMAMAGGYSIQEANLDKVNTDKWSCKRCVVEYGAQGSVGVAAGAVDSDNERSANYFGAEDGAFGAFNSDLKYTSESGYGASLEARNLGMDNGEARLAAGHGDTWNVAVEYGKLVTVKNDHAQSNYSVVGNTWVAGDLKEQTLETERERYGAELSFGGEMWQTYANFRREDKSGLKKASIWGGTPTNVAKPVDSSTDTWEAGVKLQGEQWFTQLAYLASSYDNKVDVLNFGAVQGAYQDAPDNDAYQVMANGFYSFGRTQVSGRVSSGEMTQDQDLLVVNNGIAGFDGKIETLDANLKLTSMATNALRLTASVDYSERDNSSDILVTELALDPNSGDAAEYQAYDVDRTTYKLGASYRIARGYRVDLGYDRKEVTRSAQDREDTTDDAVWGRVRVTAFDAWDIALKGGFSSRDGSTYRVTGNNNDLMRRYNVADRDRSEVELRVSHTPLDRLTVDFSGYYALDDYDKSEVGLTEAEDYGFDATLAFQHTERFNTHLFFGKQWIFSEQSGSVSGPASWDAEVEDEFEHFGLGFTYTGLMAEKLVLGGDYVYADSNSDTTSGFSEYDGYFATSYNLNLYGTYAVNPALSLRLDYRFERYEDADYAAVEQDVVPNLITLGDLNSDYNAHMVMLSVNYKL; encoded by the coding sequence ATGAGATTCAGATATAACCTGATCACCCTGGCCCTGGCCGGCGTTTCCGGCATGGCAATGGCGGGTGGTTACAGCATCCAGGAAGCCAACCTGGACAAGGTCAACACCGACAAGTGGTCCTGTAAGCGTTGCGTCGTCGAGTACGGTGCCCAGGGCAGCGTTGGTGTGGCCGCCGGTGCGGTGGACAGCGACAACGAACGCTCCGCCAACTACTTCGGCGCAGAAGACGGCGCCTTCGGTGCCTTCAACTCCGATCTGAAATACACCTCAGAGTCCGGCTACGGCGCCTCCCTGGAAGCCCGCAACCTGGGTATGGACAACGGCGAAGCCCGCCTGGCAGCCGGTCACGGCGACACCTGGAACGTGGCCGTGGAGTACGGCAAGCTGGTCACGGTGAAGAATGACCACGCCCAGTCCAACTACTCCGTAGTCGGCAACACCTGGGTCGCCGGCGACCTCAAAGAGCAAACCCTGGAGACCGAGCGCGAGCGCTACGGCGCCGAGCTGAGCTTCGGTGGCGAGATGTGGCAGACCTACGCCAACTTCCGCCGTGAAGATAAGAGCGGCCTGAAGAAAGCCTCCATCTGGGGCGGTACCCCCACCAATGTAGCCAAGCCGGTGGACAGCAGCACCGACACCTGGGAAGCCGGGGTCAAGCTGCAGGGTGAGCAGTGGTTTACCCAGCTGGCTTACCTGGCCTCCAGCTACGACAACAAGGTGGATGTGCTGAACTTTGGCGCGGTTCAGGGCGCCTATCAGGACGCCCCTGACAACGATGCCTACCAGGTGATGGCCAACGGCTTCTACAGCTTCGGTCGCACCCAGGTATCCGGTCGCGTCTCCTCCGGCGAAATGACTCAGGACCAGGATCTGCTGGTGGTCAACAACGGCATCGCCGGGTTCGACGGCAAGATCGAAACCCTGGATGCCAACCTCAAGCTGACCTCCATGGCCACCAACGCCCTGCGCCTGACCGCGTCTGTGGACTACAGCGAGCGTGACAACTCCTCTGACATCCTGGTCACCGAGCTGGCCCTGGACCCCAACTCCGGCGACGCCGCCGAGTACCAGGCCTACGACGTGGACCGCACCACCTACAAGCTGGGCGCAAGCTACCGCATCGCACGCGGCTACCGGGTGGATCTGGGTTATGACCGCAAGGAAGTGACCCGCAGCGCTCAGGACCGCGAAGACACCACAGACGACGCCGTCTGGGGTCGTGTGCGTGTGACTGCCTTCGACGCCTGGGACATCGCCCTCAAGGGTGGCTTCTCCAGCCGTGATGGCTCCACCTACAGGGTAACAGGCAACAACAACGACCTGATGCGCCGCTACAACGTGGCGGACCGGGATCGCAGCGAGGTGGAACTGCGCGTCAGCCACACCCCGTTGGATCGTCTGACCGTGGACTTCAGCGGCTACTACGCCCTGGATGACTACGACAAGTCCGAGGTGGGCCTGACCGAGGCCGAGGATTATGGCTTCGACGCCACCCTGGCGTTCCAGCACACCGAGCGCTTCAACACTCACCTGTTCTTCGGCAAGCAGTGGATCTTCTCCGAGCAGTCCGGCTCCGTGTCCGGTCCTGCCAGCTGGGATGCCGAGGTGGAAGATGAGTTTGAGCACTTCGGCCTGGGCTTCACCTACACAGGTCTGATGGCTGAGAAGCTGGTGCTGGGCGGCGATTATGTCTACGCCGACTCCAACAGTGACACCACCTCTGGCTTCAGCGAGTACGACGGCTACTTCGCCACCAGCTACAACCTCAACCTCTACGGCACCTACGCGGTGAACCCAGCCCTCTCCCTGAGACTGGACTACCGTTTCGAGCGCTACGAGGATGCGGACTACGCCGCGGTGGAGCAGGATGTGGTGCCTAACCTGATCACCCTGGGTGACCTGAACAGCGACTACAACGCCCACATGGTGATGCTGTCGGTGAACTACAAGCTGTAA
- a CDS encoding OmcA/MtrC family decaheme c-type cytochrome — protein sequence MMMMKTPNWRLMATAAVVSAALSACGGSDGNDGNDGNPGRPGGEPATEVNQLNLSVTEVSFDNGLPVFKVLATNEEDESVVGLQGMKINVAQLLPAGHKTVGDSTRWLFSGDDSRNGEAEIVDEKNGYYAVTFSSLDSADLADDFTRRLNVIVPAGTLADGTTTVPNAEVAFDYNAAGASADYTRNIVAIDSCAACHGEGEKIKHSYTNPQTCATCHDGLRTNRDFTLIVHDVHQVAAEAGEYPTDRAACNVCHLTSEPEADLALAEWGNWSMVPTKEACSSCHTNSAHITEQPDSSTCATCHTAEGTGVVAGTIDAHLGEWNDAAKVIAQWGSTTELNYDADNNSTSITVTITDAQGTALDATEVLPKLKRIEVLTNVGPNYPVLSYGTGSHQDAVVNGELASGTTIVDGSFVMPITDHDGNPLPYGAAGADDDTAFSFIGVAACSKDGAIVDCADVADPDDVANYTGMKANMAFVTKSGDAPSMRHTDSLDFAKCEGCHNENWQIHKGYHSGFVMTEQVAHDAEGKVVGLDGCVTCHTPEGTYSYANQGAFEQKLHVTHKDKAIIGDCAQCHTSFNLDSFAKKDVINTGIVDGGSGFNPADARYGTPITATCASCHDYESAVTHMTGGTFGNGVYNGEKADAQLAVSAENCLVCHAPEVVNHGNVKF from the coding sequence ATGATGATGATGAAAACCCCCAACTGGCGCCTGATGGCTACCGCAGCGGTAGTCAGTGCGGCGCTGTCCGCCTGTGGCGGCTCCGACGGCAATGATGGCAATGATGGCAACCCCGGTCGTCCCGGCGGTGAGCCAGCCACCGAAGTCAACCAACTGAACCTGTCCGTTACCGAAGTCAGCTTCGACAACGGCCTTCCTGTCTTCAAGGTGCTGGCCACCAACGAAGAGGATGAGTCTGTTGTTGGTCTGCAGGGCATGAAGATCAACGTAGCTCAGTTGCTGCCCGCCGGTCACAAGACCGTTGGCGACAGCACCCGCTGGTTGTTCTCCGGTGATGACAGCCGCAATGGCGAAGCCGAGATCGTGGATGAGAAGAATGGCTACTACGCCGTGACCTTCTCCAGCCTGGACTCCGCCGACCTGGCCGACGACTTTACCCGCCGCCTGAACGTGATCGTTCCTGCGGGCACCCTGGCCGACGGCACCACCACGGTACCGAATGCCGAAGTCGCCTTTGATTACAATGCAGCCGGCGCCTCCGCCGACTACACCCGCAACATCGTAGCCATCGACTCCTGTGCCGCCTGTCACGGCGAAGGGGAGAAGATCAAACACAGCTACACCAACCCACAGACCTGTGCCACCTGTCACGATGGACTTCGCACCAACCGCGACTTCACCCTGATCGTGCACGATGTCCACCAGGTTGCCGCAGAAGCCGGTGAGTACCCCACCGATCGCGCCGCCTGTAACGTCTGTCACCTGACCTCCGAGCCCGAAGCCGATCTGGCCCTGGCCGAGTGGGGCAACTGGTCCATGGTTCCCACCAAGGAAGCCTGCTCCAGCTGTCACACCAACAGCGCTCACATCACCGAGCAGCCTGACAGCTCCACCTGTGCCACCTGCCACACCGCAGAAGGCACCGGCGTAGTGGCTGGCACCATCGACGCTCACCTGGGTGAGTGGAACGACGCCGCCAAGGTGATTGCCCAGTGGGGCAGCACCACCGAGCTGAACTACGACGCCGACAACAACAGCACCAGCATCACCGTAACCATCACCGACGCTCAGGGCACCGCTCTGGACGCCACCGAGGTGCTGCCCAAGCTGAAGCGCATCGAAGTGCTGACTAACGTTGGTCCGAACTACCCCGTACTGAGCTACGGCACCGGCAGCCACCAGGATGCGGTAGTCAACGGTGAGCTGGCTTCCGGCACCACCATCGTCGATGGCAGCTTCGTCATGCCCATCACCGACCACGACGGCAACCCTCTGCCCTATGGTGCCGCCGGTGCTGATGACGATACCGCCTTCTCCTTCATCGGCGTTGCTGCCTGCAGCAAAGATGGTGCCATCGTTGACTGTGCCGACGTGGCCGACCCCGATGACGTGGCCAACTACACCGGTATGAAAGCCAACATGGCCTTCGTAACAAAGTCTGGTGACGCCCCCTCTATGCGCCACACCGACTCCCTGGACTTCGCCAAGTGTGAAGGCTGCCACAACGAAAACTGGCAGATTCACAAGGGCTACCACTCCGGTTTCGTGATGACCGAACAGGTTGCCCACGACGCCGAAGGTAAGGTTGTTGGCCTGGATGGCTGTGTGACCTGTCACACCCCAGAGGGTACCTACTCCTACGCCAACCAGGGCGCCTTCGAGCAGAAGCTGCACGTGACCCACAAGGACAAAGCCATCATCGGCGACTGTGCCCAGTGCCACACCAGCTTCAACCTGGACTCCTTCGCCAAGAAGGATGTGATCAACACCGGCATCGTTGATGGCGGCAGCGGCTTCAACCCCGCCGACGCCCGTTACGGCACCCCCATCACCGCTACCTGCGCCAGCTGCCACGACTATGAGTCTGCGGTCACTCACATGACCGGCGGCACCTTCGGCAACGGCGTATACAACGGTGAGAAGGCTGACGCCCAGCTGGCCGTGTCCGCAGAGAACTGTCTGGTCTGCCACGCTCCCGAAGTGGTGAACCACGGCAACGTCAAGTTCTAA
- a CDS encoding DmsE family decaheme c-type cytochrome, giving the protein MKWLTPLVAGLALLTGLGATAAPWDKLPDAEVEQILDTKFAEGKYSSKGADGCLMCHRKSDQVMAIFKGVHGSTNSSKSPMAGLQCEACHGPQGKHNRGGKEPMIQFGADAPIPAAKQNSVCLSCHQDGERMAWHSSTHNLEEVACASCHKVHTDKDPILDRHTEVDTCTACHSRQKADMNKRSSHPLKWADMSCTDCHNPHGSMSEAALNQVSVNDNCYQCHAEKRGPFLWEHAPVTEDCSLCHNPHGSVNEGMLTNRAPQLCQQCHTNPHSGNSINGKPSVFTSGQSCLNCHSQIHGSNHPAGKALQR; this is encoded by the coding sequence ATGAAATGGTTAACCCCCCTGGTGGCCGGCCTCGCCCTGCTTACCGGCCTGGGCGCAACCGCCGCGCCCTGGGACAAACTGCCCGACGCGGAAGTGGAGCAGATCCTGGACACCAAGTTTGCCGAGGGTAAATACTCCAGCAAGGGCGCCGACGGCTGTCTGATGTGCCACCGCAAGAGCGACCAGGTGATGGCGATCTTCAAGGGCGTGCACGGCAGCACCAACAGCAGCAAGAGCCCCATGGCTGGCCTGCAGTGCGAAGCCTGTCACGGCCCTCAGGGCAAACACAACCGTGGTGGTAAGGAGCCGATGATTCAGTTCGGTGCCGACGCTCCCATCCCTGCCGCCAAACAGAACAGCGTCTGCCTCTCCTGTCACCAGGATGGCGAGCGCATGGCCTGGCACTCCTCCACTCACAATCTGGAAGAAGTCGCCTGTGCCTCCTGTCACAAGGTCCACACCGACAAGGATCCTATCCTGGATCGTCATACCGAAGTGGATACCTGCACTGCCTGTCACAGCCGTCAGAAGGCGGACATGAACAAGCGCTCCTCTCACCCGCTGAAGTGGGCAGACATGAGCTGCACCGACTGTCACAACCCGCACGGCTCCATGTCGGAAGCGGCCCTGAACCAGGTCTCGGTCAACGACAACTGCTACCAGTGTCACGCCGAGAAACGCGGCCCTTTCCTGTGGGAGCACGCTCCTGTGACCGAGGATTGCTCCCTGTGTCACAACCCTCACGGCAGCGTTAATGAGGGCATGCTGACCAATCGTGCTCCTCAGCTCTGTCAGCAGTGTCACACCAACCCTCACAGTGGCAACAGCATCAATGGTAAGCCCAGCGTGTTTACCTCAGGTCAAAGCTGTTTGAACTGCCACAGCCAGATTCACGGGTCTAACCACCCTGCCGGCAAAGCGCTGCAGCGCTAA
- a CDS encoding lysoplasmalogenase family protein, whose protein sequence is MDNRPLPWLLALVAAIAYTAVEAFRPFPFSWLLKALPALALLQWSLGRTVLGPRPLLYLALAAAACGDIALDFGHNSHLVPGLGAFSLTQLCLCLLLWRHPAGRPSWQWVTLPAGTLVFLWLIWPYLDGRAPLLALYSLLLTAMVMGAIRANLNWQSQLGAALFLISDSMIAIDTFVYHSQLGMTTIFVTYFAALMLLVTGLTAPRSESGTGDPAPPSAATPPHQSP, encoded by the coding sequence ATGGATAACCGCCCCCTGCCCTGGCTGCTGGCCCTGGTCGCTGCCATTGCCTACACCGCCGTTGAGGCGTTTCGCCCCTTTCCCTTCAGTTGGCTGCTCAAGGCCCTGCCGGCACTGGCTCTGTTGCAGTGGAGCCTGGGACGCACGGTTCTTGGCCCCCGCCCCCTGCTCTACCTGGCCCTGGCGGCGGCCGCCTGCGGGGACATCGCCCTGGACTTTGGCCACAACTCCCATCTGGTGCCGGGCCTGGGTGCCTTCAGCCTCACCCAGCTGTGTCTGTGTCTGCTGCTGTGGCGACACCCTGCTGGCCGCCCAAGCTGGCAGTGGGTCACCCTGCCCGCAGGTACCCTGGTATTCCTGTGGCTGATCTGGCCCTATCTGGATGGGCGGGCACCGCTACTGGCCCTCTACAGTCTGCTGCTGACCGCCATGGTGATGGGCGCGATACGGGCTAACCTCAACTGGCAGAGCCAGCTCGGGGCGGCGCTGTTCCTGATCTCCGATTCGATGATCGCCATCGACACCTTCGTCTACCACTCGCAGCTGGGGATGACCACCATCTTTGTCACCTACTTCGCCGCACTGATGCTGCTGGTCACAGGCCTGACGGCACCCCGGAGTGAAAGCGGAACAGGGGATCCGGCTCCACCATCAGCCGCCACTCCGCCTCACCAATCTCCCTGA
- a CDS encoding MBL fold metallo-hydrolase, translated as MKYQVLQVSSYRTNCSLLWCTQTHRAALIDPGGDAELLLDAIEEKGLTLERVLLTHGHIDHVGVARVLAQRLGVPVEGPHRDDQFLLDMLPEEARTYGFPMVEAFMPERYLEQGDRIQVGRLTLEVLHTPGHTPGHLVFHNPEADIAFVGDLIFAGSVGRTDFEGGNQGDLIHSITQLLWPLGEQTELVPGHGPNSTIARERRLNPYVADSRLQSQ; from the coding sequence ATGAAGTATCAGGTGCTACAGGTAAGCTCCTACCGAACCAATTGTTCCCTGCTGTGGTGTACCCAGACCCACAGGGCGGCCCTTATCGATCCCGGCGGCGATGCCGAGCTGCTGCTTGACGCCATCGAAGAGAAGGGGCTCACCCTGGAGCGGGTATTGCTGACCCATGGTCATATCGATCATGTCGGGGTGGCGCGGGTGTTGGCACAGCGGCTGGGGGTGCCGGTGGAGGGGCCCCATCGGGATGACCAGTTTTTGCTGGATATGCTGCCCGAGGAGGCGCGCACCTATGGTTTTCCCATGGTGGAAGCCTTTATGCCCGAGCGTTACCTCGAGCAGGGGGACCGCATTCAGGTGGGCCGCCTGACCCTGGAGGTGCTGCATACGCCGGGCCATACCCCGGGCCACCTGGTGTTCCATAACCCTGAGGCGGACATCGCCTTTGTGGGCGATTTGATCTTCGCCGGCTCCGTGGGACGCACCGACTTCGAGGGGGGCAACCAGGGGGATCTGATTCACTCCATCACCCAGCTGCTCTGGCCTTTGGGGGAACAGACGGAGTTGGTTCCCGGTCATGGCCCCAACTCCACCATCGCCCGGGAGCGCCGCCTCAATCCCTATGTGGCGGACAGCCGGCTTCAGAGCCAGTGA